The sequence TTAAGAGTACTAATGGAGGTTGGTATGACTGACGAGCAAGGCACTTCCGGTGCAATTTTGGTCGTAGGCGGTGGTATCAGCGGGCTCACTGCAGCCCTTGAAGCCGCTGAAGTCGGTAATGATGTGTACCTGGTCGAGAAAAATGCGTATTTTGGCGGTCGTGTGGCACAGCTGAACCAGTATTTCCCCAAACTGTGTCCCCCTAGCTGTGGACTGGAAATTAACTTTAAACGTATTAAGGATAACCGTCGTATCCGTACCTACACTATGACAAGCGTAACAGCTGTGAGTGGTGGACCCGGAAATTACGAGGTTACTCTCGAAACATCACCCCGCTATGTCAATAGCAACTGTACTGCATGTGGCGAATGTGCTGATGCTTGTCCAGATGAAATTGACAACGAGTTTAACTTTGGAATGAATAAATCCAAAGCAGCTTATCTTCCACATGAGATGGCCTTCCCTCGTCGTTATGTGATCAACAAAGAGGCACTCACCTCTGCAGGTGCCGATGCTGTTAAGGCCTCCTGTAAATATGGTGCTGTTGATCTTGATATGGCGACAGAAAGTAAAACAATCAATGTTGCATCCATTATCTGGGCCACAGGCTGGACACCTTATGATCCAACCAAAATGGACAATCTGAAGTTCAATGAATCCAATGCCATTGTCACCAATATGATGATTGAGCGTATGGCAGCACCTGGTGGACCCACCAATGGTGCAATTCTTCGTCCCGGTGATAATAAAGAACCAGAATCTTTTGCTTTTGTTCAGTGTGCTGGATCCCGTGATGAAAATCATCTTGAGTTCTGTTCATACATCTGTTGTATGGCCACATTCAAACAGATGACGTACATCAGAGAACGCTACCCTGAAGCAAAAATTTATGTCTTTTATATTGACCTTCGTACTCCCGGTAAATACGAGAAATTCCGTGAGAAACTCATGAAGGATGCAAACTCAACATTTATCAAGGGTAAAGTTGCTGAAATTATCCCCGAGTCCGATGGTTCTGTTACTGTTGTTGCAGAAAATGCAGTAACTGGTGAGAAGATCAAACAGAATGTTGATATGGCAGTTCTTGCTACCGGTATGCAGCCATCTCTTGCTGTTAATGGTACTCCTGTTGCACTTGACACGGATCCAAGCGGTTTTGTTAATTCAAATCCCGAGACCGGTGTGTTATCTGCAGGTTGTGCATGCAGAGCCGCCGACGTTGTTACAAGTAATCAGTCAGCAACAGCTGCTGCCCTGAAGGCAATTCAGGTTTCCAGGAGGTCATAATCAATGGATAAGAAAATTTGTACCTATATATGTACAGGTTGTGGCATAGGAGAAGCCCTCGATATTGATGAGCTCTCTGGTGTTGTAACTGGTGAGATGTCACAGGAATGTAAAACCCATTCTGCTCTTTGCGGGCCTGAGGGGCGAGCGTTCCTTGAGAATGAAAAAAGTAGTGAAGGTATCAACACCTTTAATATCTGCGCCTGTTCTCCTCGTGTTATGCAAAGAGAGTTTGATATGGGCGATGATTGCATCACCGTTCGTGCCAACCTTCGTGAGCAGGTAATCTGGTCAGCTGGAGAGGCTGAAGAAGGCCAGGAAGATACTCATAAGGAATGGTTGCAGGAAACTGCAAGTGATTACATTCGTATGTCCTGTACCCGTGCCAAAAAAACTGAAATGCCTGAAGCCTATGAAATGGAATCCATGAACAAGGATATCCTGGTTATGGGTGGTGGTATTGCAGGGATGACTGCTGCTATTGAAGCTGCAAAGGCTGGTTCTAAGGTCACCATTATTGAAAAAGCTGATGTTCTTGGCGGAAAGGCTAACGGTTGGGCTAAACAGTTTCCAACTTCCTATCCCTATGCTGAACTTGAAGAAAACTCCATTGGAGCAATGATTGCCGAGGTTGAAGCCAGTGCAAATATCACCGTAAAAACCGCGACTGAGGTTGCTCGTATCGGCGGTGCTCCCGGTGCTTTCAACGTTACTCTTAAAGCAGCTGGAACAAAATCAGAGTGGGATGCTCCTGCCAAGGTTGGAGTAGATGAGCAGGAACTGATTGATAAAGGAGAAATGGAAGATCCTAATGCTGGTCTTCAGCCCTATGCAAAAGCTAATGATGCTGGAGAGAGCTTCGGTGCAGTAGTTCTTGCAACGGGTTGGATCCCTGCTGATGTCTCAGAATACGAGCATCTTGGTTATGGTAGCAACGATAAGGTCGTCACCAACGCTGAGTTTGAGGCCATGGCTAAAAACGGCAAACTTGATGGCGTCAAAAAGGTTGCTTTCATTATGAGCCCTGGTGCAGATGAGCATGATGAGGATTTTCCTTATGCTAACTCTGTAACTTCAATGGTTGCCTTGAAGCAGGCCAAATATGTTCGTGAGAGCAATGCAGACGCCCAAGCCTATATTCTCTATCAGCACATGCGTACTCCTGGTAACATGGAGCTTTTCTATAAAGGTGTGCAGCAGGATGATGGAATATTCATGACCAAGGCAACTGTTACAGGTGTTGAGGGTGGAACCGTTCATGCAAAAGACACGCTTCTTGGAGAAGATCTTGATCTTGAAGTTGATCTTGTAGTACTTGCTGCTGGTATGGTACCCACTACCAAAGTTGAGAATACCATCAATCTGGCCTATCGTCAGGGGCCTAAATTTCTTGATCTGGATCTCTTTGACGGGTACGCAGATTCTCATTTTATCTGCTTTCCATATGAAACACGCCGTACTGGTATTTATGCCTGTGGTGGTGTTCGTAAAGCGATGAATATGCAGGAGACCATAGATGATGCCACCGGTGCGGCACTCAAAGCCATTCAGGCCATTGAGTCTACTGATCGTGGTGTCTCTGTTCATCCTCGCTCAGGAGATAAAACATATCCTGAGTTTTTTATGCAGAGATGTACTCAGTGTAAGCGTTGTACTGAGGAATGTCCATTTGGCGCACTTGATGATGATGAAAAGGGAACACCACTTCCGAACCCATCACGCTGTCGTCGCTGTGGTACCTGTATGGGCGCCTGTCCAGAGCGTATTATCGGATTCAAGGATTACAATATCGACCTGATCGGTTCTATGATTAAGGCTATTGAAGTTCCTGAAGAGGATGATGACAAGTTGCGGATTATAGTTTTTGCCTGTGAGAACGATGCCTATCCCGCCATTGATATGGCCGGAATGCGGAAGCATAAGCTCAGTCATATGATAAGAGTTATTCCGGTTCGCTGCCTTGGTTCCGTTAATATGGCCTGGATTCGTGATTCAATGTCCGCCGGTTTTGACGGTGCAATGCTTCTTGGATGTAAATATGGGGATGACTATCAGTGCCATTTTGTTAAGGGGTCTGAGATAGCCACCAAGCGTATGGAGAACATAGGTGATTCTCTCTCAACTCTGGGAATTGAACCTGAGCGTGCAAAGTCAGAATCTGTTGCAATTACTGACTATGACAAAATTTCTGACATTTTAGGCGAATTTGTTGAGGAAATTGTCGAAATGGGTCCAAATCCATTCAAGGGTTTTTAGGTCTGTTATTTTATCGGGTATCGGTGTGACTCTTCTTGCAAAAAAGGGAGAACACCGGTACCATGTTCAATTTAATTGAAAATTAATATTTTTAAAATATTGCTATACGACTTGATAAAAGAACAGGAGGAGTAGAACCATGGATGTTCAGCCCGATTTAGATTTTATTAGATATTTGAAAACAGCTGGCGGTGACACTATGAAAAAGTGTTACCAATGTGCCACCTGTTCAGTAGTGTGTCCGTTGTCCACTGAAGAAAACCCTTTTCCACGTCAGGAAATGATCTTGGCTGGTTGGGGACTTAAAGATAAGCTTGTTGCTGATCCTAATGTTTTTCTTTGTCATCAGTGTGGAGATTGTACAGCATATTGTCCGCGTGGTGCAAAACCTGGTGATGTGCTTGGTGCAATCCGTGCCTATGCATATACTGCCCTTGGATGGCCAACTGGTCTTGCAAAACTTGCATCCACCGCAAAAGGCCTTCCTATGCTGATTGCAATTCCAACTGTTGTTATATTCGTTCTTTGGGCGATTTCTGGTGGAATGACAATACCAGGAGCAGAAGAGTTCGCAAAACATGGATATCAGCGTTTCTTTGGCCACTGGGACTTCCATTGGTTATCAAAAAATGTTGCTTTTATTGATTTCTTTATGCTTGCAGCCGCTGGTCTTGCAGTTGTTGCCTCCTATAAAGGGGTAACGAAGATGTGGAAACAGATGTGCGAGAGGGAAGGAGTTGATCCCAATTTCAAACCTTCAATGGTTCAGATGGTTCAGAATTTTGTATGGCCATCTGTCCTAGAGATTGTAAAGCACACCCGCTTTAAAGAATGTGGTACTAACCGCAATCGTGAAACTGGTCATAAGCCACTGATGTGGGCTTTTGGTGGCCTTTTTATCGTTACTGCATGGTCTGCTTTTGCTAACGATGTTCTTGGCTTGTGGATTCCAAGTCTTCATGGTCCCATGTCTGTATGGAATCCTGTTAAAATTCTTGCCAACGTCTCTGCTGTTGCAATGATTGTTGGGGTTGGAATTTTATGGATGAATCGTTCCAAGGCTGAGTCTGAAGATAACATCAGTCCAACCTTTTATGACTGGTTTCTTATTTGGGAAATAATGGCTGTTGGCGTTACCGGTCTTCTTGCTGAAGTTGCTCGTTGGGCCGGACTTGCTGCACCTGGGTATATTATTTATTTTATCCACCTTGTAACTGTTATGATGCTCTTTATGTATATGCCATATACAAAATTTGCTCACCTTATTTATCGTACAACCGCAATGACCTTTGAGAGGTATCGTGAAAGTGCTTTTGTGAAAAATCCTCTTAATGAATAGTTTTTATAGGGAAGTATGAGTTAAGGCTGTGTCTTCGGGCACAGCCTTTTTTTTTGTTTGACAAATCGTTGAAAAGTAATGGTGTTTCGGTGTAATAGATATTGTTGGTTGTTTGGAACACATTCAATCAGTAGTAAAATTAAGGAATTTTATCATCATAATCAAAATAAATATTGTAATTAAAAATCCTTTTGGGTATATTCTTTCACCTTGTACGCTGGCGTAGCTCAATTGGCAGAGCACCTGATTTGTAATCAGGATGTTGCGGGTTCAAGTCCCATCGCCAGCTCCAGTTGCACAGAGTATTTGGTATATCCAATTATTAATAAGCTGTAAGAGTAAATAGTTTGGTGTTTTAGTTGTGGAGGGGTTCCCGAGTGGCCAAAGGGAACAGACTGTAAATCTGTCGTCAGAGACTTCGGAGGTTCGAATCCTCCCCCCTCCACCACCTGTATTTTATAAGATAAGCAGATATTATTGCGGGAATAGCTCAATTGGTAGAGCATCAGCCTTCCAAGCTGAGGGTTGCGAGTTCGAGTCTCGTTTCCCGCTCCATACGATATCTGTTTTTTTTTATTTTAAATGCCCATATAGCTCAGTTGGTAGAGCGCATCCTTGGTAAGGATGAGGTCAACGGTTCAACTCCGTTTATGGGCTCCATCATCCATCGTTTTTTTAATTATAAATTGACGGCCAGAGGAGACTACGACTATGTCAAAAGTGAAATTTGAAAGGACTAAACCGCATGTCAATGTAGGTACCGTTGGTCATATTGATCATGGTAAAACCACTCTGACTGCTGCAATAACAGCTGTACAGGCAACCAAGGGATTCGCCCAGTTTACTGACTTCAGTAATATTGATAAGGCTCCAGAGGAAAAAGAGCGCGGAATTACCATCGCAACAGCTCACGTTGAGTATGAGACTGAGAATCGTCATTACGCTCATGTGGATTGTCCTGGTCATGCTGACTATATTAAAAACATGATCACAGGTGCCGCACAGATGGACGGTGCTATTCTGGTGGTTGGTGCAGATGATGGTGCCATGCCTCAGACTCGTGAG comes from Desulfocapsa sulfexigens DSM 10523 and encodes:
- a CDS encoding CoB--CoM heterodisulfide reductase iron-sulfur subunit A family protein, with protein sequence MTDEQGTSGAILVVGGGISGLTAALEAAEVGNDVYLVEKNAYFGGRVAQLNQYFPKLCPPSCGLEINFKRIKDNRRIRTYTMTSVTAVSGGPGNYEVTLETSPRYVNSNCTACGECADACPDEIDNEFNFGMNKSKAAYLPHEMAFPRRYVINKEALTSAGADAVKASCKYGAVDLDMATESKTINVASIIWATGWTPYDPTKMDNLKFNESNAIVTNMMIERMAAPGGPTNGAILRPGDNKEPESFAFVQCAGSRDENHLEFCSYICCMATFKQMTYIRERYPEAKIYVFYIDLRTPGKYEKFREKLMKDANSTFIKGKVAEIIPESDGSVTVVAENAVTGEKIKQNVDMAVLATGMQPSLAVNGTPVALDTDPSGFVNSNPETGVLSAGCACRAADVVTSNQSATAAALKAIQVSRRS
- a CDS encoding FAD-dependent oxidoreductase, which translates into the protein MDKKICTYICTGCGIGEALDIDELSGVVTGEMSQECKTHSALCGPEGRAFLENEKSSEGINTFNICACSPRVMQREFDMGDDCITVRANLREQVIWSAGEAEEGQEDTHKEWLQETASDYIRMSCTRAKKTEMPEAYEMESMNKDILVMGGGIAGMTAAIEAAKAGSKVTIIEKADVLGGKANGWAKQFPTSYPYAELEENSIGAMIAEVEASANITVKTATEVARIGGAPGAFNVTLKAAGTKSEWDAPAKVGVDEQELIDKGEMEDPNAGLQPYAKANDAGESFGAVVLATGWIPADVSEYEHLGYGSNDKVVTNAEFEAMAKNGKLDGVKKVAFIMSPGADEHDEDFPYANSVTSMVALKQAKYVRESNADAQAYILYQHMRTPGNMELFYKGVQQDDGIFMTKATVTGVEGGTVHAKDTLLGEDLDLEVDLVVLAAGMVPTTKVENTINLAYRQGPKFLDLDLFDGYADSHFICFPYETRRTGIYACGGVRKAMNMQETIDDATGAALKAIQAIESTDRGVSVHPRSGDKTYPEFFMQRCTQCKRCTEECPFGALDDDEKGTPLPNPSRCRRCGTCMGACPERIIGFKDYNIDLIGSMIKAIEVPEEDDDKLRIIVFACENDAYPAIDMAGMRKHKLSHMIRVIPVRCLGSVNMAWIRDSMSAGFDGAMLLGCKYGDDYQCHFVKGSEIATKRMENIGDSLSTLGIEPERAKSESVAITDYDKISDILGEFVEEIVEMGPNPFKGF
- the qmoC gene encoding quinone-interacting membrane-bound oxidoreductase complex subunit QmoC, with the translated sequence MDVQPDLDFIRYLKTAGGDTMKKCYQCATCSVVCPLSTEENPFPRQEMILAGWGLKDKLVADPNVFLCHQCGDCTAYCPRGAKPGDVLGAIRAYAYTALGWPTGLAKLASTAKGLPMLIAIPTVVIFVLWAISGGMTIPGAEEFAKHGYQRFFGHWDFHWLSKNVAFIDFFMLAAAGLAVVASYKGVTKMWKQMCEREGVDPNFKPSMVQMVQNFVWPSVLEIVKHTRFKECGTNRNRETGHKPLMWAFGGLFIVTAWSAFANDVLGLWIPSLHGPMSVWNPVKILANVSAVAMIVGVGILWMNRSKAESEDNISPTFYDWFLIWEIMAVGVTGLLAEVARWAGLAAPGYIIYFIHLVTVMMLFMYMPYTKFAHLIYRTTAMTFERYRESAFVKNPLNE